A region of the Tistrella bauzanensis genome:
GATGCCGCTATGCCCGACCATGTCGCCATTGGCATAATTCACGATGATCAGGTCGAAGCCGCCCGAGCGGATCGCCGCCACCAGCTTGTCGGTCAGCTCCGGCGCCGACATCTCAGGCTGAAGGTCGTAGGTGGCGACCTTGGGGCTGGGCACCAGGATGCGCTCCTCGCCCGGATACATCTGCTCCTCGCCGCCATTCATGAAGAAGGTGACATGGGCGTATTTCTCGGTCTCGGCCATGCGCAGCTGCCGGCGGCCGGCCTTCGAGACCACCTCGCCCAGAATATTGGCGAGCTTTGTGGGCGGGAACAGCGCCGGGATCATCGGCGCCAGCACCGATGAATATTCGACCATGCCCAGCACGGCCGCGAAACGCGGCGGCGCGCCACGCTCGAAACCATCGAAGGCCGGATCGATCAGCGCATGCAGGATCTCGCGCGCGCGGTCGGCGCGGAAATTCGCCATCAGCAGCCCGTCGCCATCCCTGACGCCGGCGTAACCGCCGATCGCCGCCGGATCGACGAACTCGTCGGTCACGTCGGCCGCATGGGCGGCGGCGATCGCCTCGGCGGCGGTGGCGAAGCGGTTGCCCTCGCCCTTGACGATCACGTCATAGGCGCGCACCACCCGTTTCCAGCGCTTGTCGCGATCCATGCCCCAATAGCGGCCGCCAATGGTGGCGATAGCGATGTCACCACCGCCGGCCACGGCGTCCTGAAGCCGGCTGATGAAGCCGGGCGCGCTCTTCGGCGGGGTGTCGCGGCCGTCGAGCAGCGCATGGATGCGCACCGGCACGCCGGCACCGGCAATGATCCGCGCCATGCCGGCGATATGGTCCTGATGGCTGTGCACGCCGCCATCCGAGATCAGGCCCAGGATATGCGCCGTGCCGCCCGAAGCCTTCAAGCCATCGATGAAGCGGGTCATCTCAGGGTTCGCGGCCAGGCTGCCATCGGCGAGCGCCGTGTCGATCTTCGGCAGCTCCTGCATCACCACCCGGCCGGCACCGATGTTCAGATGCCCGACTTCCGAATTGCCCATCTGGCCCGCCG
Encoded here:
- the gpmI gene encoding 2,3-bisphosphoglycerate-independent phosphoglycerate mutase, with amino-acid sequence MTTAHTQPPRPVVLCILDGWGWRGPAADNAITLADTPNWDRLTAEQPMAFLNTSAEAVGLPAGQMGNSEVGHLNIGAGRVVMQELPKIDTALADGSLAANPEMTRFIDGLKASGGTAHILGLISDGGVHSHQDHIAGMARIIAGAGVPVRIHALLDGRDTPPKSAPGFISRLQDAVAGGGDIAIATIGGRYWGMDRDKRWKRVVRAYDVIVKGEGNRFATAAEAIAAAHAADVTDEFVDPAAIGGYAGVRDGDGLLMANFRADRAREILHALIDPAFDGFERGAPPRFAAVLGMVEYSSVLAPMIPALFPPTKLANILGEVVSKAGRRQLRMAETEKYAHVTFFMNGGEEQMYPGEERILVPSPKVATYDLQPEMSAPELTDKLVAAIRSGGFDLIIVNYANGDMVGHSGILSAAIKAAEAVDACLGRVVEALDAVGGCMLITADHGNAEQMFDPLTNGPHTAHTTNVVPLVLAGGGAPANVALSDGRLADLAPTVLTLMGLERPAEMTGQVLIKAAPAARRAAGA